In Candidatus Methylomirabilis sp., the genomic stretch TCCCCCTGGCGGAGGGAGACCTCCAGGTTCCGGAGGGCCACCGTCCCTTTCTTCTGCAGGTCCCGGACCGTGACCGCGCCCTCGGTCAAGTCCAGGCGGGAGGGCAAGAGGGGGAGGGAGAGAGCACTCGCGGCTGGCTCGGACCCCCGGGACGGGGTGGAACGCGCGGCTCCCCCCTCCGGCTTCCCGGCCCCCAGGGTGGCCACGTTCCACTGCCCGCGCGTGTCCCGGACCAGGGTGAGGCGGGGCGCCTCCACGATCGCGCGGCTGACCTCCACGCGACCTGTGAGAAGCGGCAAGAGCGCCACCCGGACCTGCACCGCCTTCGCCCGCAGGAACGGCTCGCGGCCGAAGGCCGGATCCTCGCCGATCGTGAGGTCGGTCGCCTCCGCCCCGACGCCGGGGAGGATGGTCAGGCGGGCCGCTCCGACGCTGACGGGCCGGCCCAGCGCTTCGCCCGCCTTCGCCGCGATGAGCGCGCGGTAGCGGTCCGCGGGAATGAGGGATGGCAGGAGGAGCAGCAGGAGGACGACCAGGACCAGGGCGCCTGCGGCGAGGGCCAGTGCGATCTTGAGCCGGCGTGGGGCCATCGCTTACTTTACGGCATCCCGGGCAAGGCGGGCCCGGAGGAGCTCGTTGATCAGCTTCGGGTTCCCCTTGCCGCGGGTCGCCCGCATGGCTTGGCCCACCAGGAAGGTGAAGGACTTTTCTTTTCCGGCCCGGAACTCCGCCACCACCGCTGCGTTTGCGGCGAGGACCTCATCCACGATCCGCGCCAGCTCGTCCGCGTCGGAGACCTGCTCCAGCCCCTCGCGCTGGATCACATCCGCAACGGTGACGCGGGCGGCGCCGGTTGGCTCGACCCGCGCCGGCTTCCCGCGATTCCCCTCGTACACCTTCTCGAAGACCGTCTTGGCCGCCGACCCGCTGATCTTCCCCGACTTCACTGCCGCCAGCAGGTCCGCGACGTCCTGCGCCCCGACGGGACTCTGAGTGATCCCCAGCCCGTCCCGGTTCAGGAGGCCCAGGAGTTCCACCATCACCCAGTTGCTGGCCGCCTTGGCATCCGGGTGGAGACGGACGACCTCCTCGTAGAAGTCCGCGAGCGGGCGGCTCGCCGTCAGGACCCCGGCGTCGTAGGCCGGGAGGCCGTACTGACTCACGAACCGGGCTTCCCGGGCGTCGGGCAGCTCTGGCAGGCTCGCCCGGAGCTCCTCGAGCCAGGCATCCTCCACCACGACGGGCACCAGGTCGGGCTCCGGGAAATACCGGTAGTCGTGGGCCTCCTCCTTCGAGCGCATGGAGAGGGTGACCCCCTGGTCGGCGTCCCAGAGGCGGGTCTCCTGGACCATCCGCTCCCCGGTCTCCAGGCGCTTGACCAGCCGCTGGATCTCGTACTCCAGCGCGCGCTGGACGCTCCGGAAGGAGTTCATGTTCTTGACCTCGGTCTTGACGCCGAGGGCCGTGGCGCCGGCGGGCCGCACGGAGACGTTGGCGTCGCAGCGGAGGCTTCC encodes the following:
- the gatB gene encoding Asp-tRNA(Asn)/Glu-tRNA(Gln) amidotransferase subunit GatB; this encodes MAFEAVIGLEVHAQLLTRSKIFCGCSTTFGEAPNTQTCPVCLGMPGVLPVLNRQAVAFALKMALASGCTIARSSRFARKNYFYPDLPKNYQISQYELPLAEHGSIEIGGGAGRKRVGIRRIHLEEDAGKLLHAGSLDAAPFSLVDFNRCGVPLIEIVSEPDLRSPEGAVEYLKMLRAILVYLEICDGNMEEGSLRCDANVSVRPAGATALGVKTEVKNMNSFRSVQRALEYEIQRLVKRLETGERMVQETRLWDADQGVTLSMRSKEEAHDYRYFPEPDLVPVVVEDAWLEELRASLPELPDAREARFVSQYGLPAYDAGVLTASRPLADFYEEVVRLHPDAKAASNWVMVELLGLLNRDGLGITQSPVGAQDVADLLAAVKSGKISGSAAKTVFEKVYEGNRGKPARVEPTGAARVTVADVIQREGLEQVSDADELARIVDEVLAANAAVVAEFRAGKEKSFTFLVGQAMRATRGKGNPKLINELLRARLARDAVK